TGAACAATGCCCTTAGTGTGCATTCACACACTGGATGGGGATATTTCATTACTGCAGTGTGTGTGGGGTGCCTGTCCCAAGGCAGCTCACCCTGCTCCCAAAACCATCAATAATTATATGCACAAGTTTTACATCTTTGATATTAGTAAAAATTTCTTCAGCTAGCATGAAAACGAGCACCCATGCCATGGGTGAGAGCCCGGTTCTATACACAGGAGTGCAGTGCTGTGCGCAGGATCCACTCCAGtatggcagctgcagcagcagcactgcagtgcAGGTGCAGGGGGCCACAGCCCACactcccctccctgtcctcttTCTCCTGGTGACCCTGCTAGCTCTTCTCCAGGAAGCTGCCAATGATCATTTTGCAGCGCGCACATTAAGTGGAACGATGCCCCGTGCAACCAGTGCTGTGATAAAGGAATGtctgcttccctgagagggttgtcagcccctgtgccaggcttcccagggagctgggggaaggcccagccctggagggatcccaaagctgtggggctgaggtgctgagggccaggggttagtggaggctgtggcagggtgaggacagggttggactccaggagcttcccgggcttctccaacccaaatgattctgtggttctaatgGTACTTTGGCCTTGAGGAGTCTGTTCCCGATTTCAGTGACACCTGAAAGGCcgctgctgcctttccctgctctcGCTCCGTGCTGCGGCTCCGCAACTGGCGCCTGGCCTGAGCCCGGggcacagccagcccagctctgccaccgCTCACCCACAGAGCCCCGCCGGCAAACAGCCaggccaggagcagccccaggagccGTGGGGCCAGGGCCGAGGGGCCACTTTGTCACTCGGGGTTGCAGccgcacacacacagcccccccGCTCCCAGCTTTCCCTGGCAAAGGGAGACAAGCGGGGCAGAGACGGGCTGGGTGACACGGAAATAGTGGgctgaacagaaacagaaggttCTAGAAACCCCCGTgatgagggaaggaagaaaaacacgGAAACGTAGCCAATGGAACAAAATGGCCTCAGAAAGCCCTGTGGATGGGTGCAGCGAGCATTTGGAGACCCTGTCCCAGCAACTGGGGAGTCCCACGCAGTGGGTCCACTCCTAGGGGAGGTCTCCAAAGGCACCGCAAGAGGGTCCAGCTCTTTTCAAATCAACAATGTCACATCACTTCAATGTGAAAGAAcacctttcatacgaggaaagactgcgggaactggggctgtttattctggagcagaggagactgaggggggatcttattaacatttataaatatctaaagagtgggtgtcaggaggttgggacatcccccttttctatagtagccgacaacaggacaaggggtgatgggatgaagctggaacacaaaaagtgccacttaaacataagaaaacactatttcagcatgagagtgacggagccctggcacaggctgtccaggggcgttgtggaggctccttccttggagggcttcaagacccgcctggacgtgttcctatgcggcctggtctaggtgaacctgcttctgcaggggggttggactagatgatctctaaaggtcccttccaaccccaccattctatgaatgTGGGAGCATCTGGTTTCAGACGCCGTTGAGATCCCTGGAGCTTGGCCAAGGCTCAGGGAGGAACCAAGGGAGTCTCTTGACCTACTGGGCTTTGATCATCTATTTTCACACATGGCCTTGACAGTCTGCCCCCAAACAAGCACAAGAATACGTTCTCACGGCATTTATCTTCACTAATAATTTTATTCTGTCTAACCGACATCTGTCACTAATATAATCCTACATTTAGGTAATAGCCATAAAGGCATTGCCTCTTGTTCTTCAGTCCATTTCTGCTTATCTCTCGCAGCTACAATTTATGTCCCAAGAGCTGGAGATGGTGGACTGGGGCTCTATGAAACCCTGGAACCTTTCCAGTTTCTGCCTTCTATCCGGGTCTCTCTTGTTATGCCATCCTCCCATGAACCCAGACTCGAGAAATGCACGTGTACTTTGGGCTTCCCCAGTTGCTCATCACAAGAAGTTTGATGGAGGAAAAAGCTCTGGAGATCTGTGTGttctgtgaagaaagaaaaggaaacggAGGTGTTCAGAGCAACAGTGTAGCCACatctccccctgccagccctgctcctgctcaggaacAGGCTCCCCAAAGCAGCTGGGCATCCTCTGCATGCCATTCTTGGGACTGCATCTCCTTCCCTCGgccctctgcctctgctgcttgttctgtgctgacagagagGCCCAGGAGGGGCTGTGATGcgtagggcagctgctgggcaacTCCACGACgctccccttgtcccctcagctcGCCTTCCCCTGGCAGCACGAGGGCAGGGGAGAGAAGGGGCtatgctgggaggagaggacactGTCCCATCCGCCACAGGCCACAAGACagagtgctggggctgcccaaGGGCTTTTGGCACCGGCCAcccctctttctgcagggcacaAAGGCCTTGCTCTGGTGCAGCGTCTGCGTGTGCAGCTGGCTCCGCTGAAGGCAGCGGCTGCAGCCAGGGATCTCTCGGAGCTTGTGCTCCCACCTGCCTGGTCCTGCCCGTGTTGTCCTTTTGCTGCCACTACCACACGCTGCTCAGCCCTCACAACCCCACACCAGGTCTCTCTCAAAGcaagccagtgcccagggagacaGCATTCACATCCTCCCTGCTGTGGACTTGCAGGCAAACCTCTTTTGCTCCGTGCCACCTCCCCCCCATGCCCAGACCGTACCTTCAGAGAGAAGGGCTGAATGGACTCTTTTGCCACATCATAGATGAACGAACCGAGCCAAGTTTCCTCTTCACTTTCAGCCTCAAATCCCTCGGGAGCAAAACAGGAGAGAGCTCAGACTCAAGTCGACAAAAAAGGAACGTTTGTAcgtgctgcaccagccctgctaCCTACCCAGCCTCTCCCGGGCAATAACCACAGCCTGGTGCTGGCTGGGGATGGGCTCAGTCTCCACCTTGAGCTTTGGTCAAGAACCCAAGAGGGGCTTTGGCCACAATAAGTCCTGAGAGGGTGAAACCTCCTGAGCCCTTGAAGCAAATGGCTagagcactgcagtgctcaggaaAGAGCgaggcagcagcctcagagggggCACAAAAGCAGGAGAGTCCCTGCCACGTCCTCGTagggccagatgcagccagaagccCCCAGCACACACTTACATAGACAGCCAGGCCTTTGGGAGCACTGCTGGCAGCCACAGACAAAGAGTCTTCCTCAACGATGTGCTGCACAGCGATGGCAGTCAGGTGGACTCGGgctggcagcctgatgacaacgtggccagaatgccctgggaaacaccagcgcTTGCCCTGGGAGACATccatctgcaaagcagcacaggagagaAACGAAACAGGAgtgagtgctggggccagcacagctgctcgtctggcctggagcacaggagctgtgtgcctggggctctgctccagctccaggaggagGTGCCTGCCAGGAAACggacaggagcaggaggcaTCTTCCCTGCCTGCCAAAGGGGCTCTGcctcttagggaaaaaaagcagaaacatggGCTATGAAACCCTCCTGGTCAGGGCCCCCGCCTCACGCCtcctgaaacagcagcagtagGTTTCCAGCAAGCCCTGCCCCGTGTTGGAGCTCTGGCTTCAGGAACCTCATCAATGCTGTGGGCCTCCACAGTACCACAGGCAGGCAAGCAGCACTGATGGCTTCTGCTACAGTACCTGCAAGATGGTGTCAGGCTCATCCTCAGTGCACCTTCTGTTCAGCAAAAGACTGTAGCCCCACTTCCATCCGCACCTGTAGGTGGGGGAAGTTCTCTTCATGTCAATGGTGGCacctgtgaggaagggagagcagctgacTGCGAGAGCCACAAACCAGGATGCCTCGGTGCTCCTACATCATTctgaggcagctgagcagctccaagcctgtcactcctgtccctgtggcCACAGTGGTGAGGTCCCCCTGCTGCAcagggcactgccagcagccATGTCCCTGGTGACTGCTTCTCTCCCAGCAGCCCAAGGACAAAGTCTGAAggtgctgggagacagcaggcGCCCATGTGGGTGTCAGCAGACCAAAGCTGAGGGCCTGCTGCACTGGCAGCAAAGGATGACCCAGCCAGTCCCCTTCCAACTGccctggagaggagcagagtccctccatcagcacaggaacttgtgtgggggcagcagcaggggcacacacgggctgagggcagcagcGGGAGGGAGTCCGAGAGCCACgctgccacagccttcctcttggTCTGCAGAGAGCATATCAGCTCCCCTACTTTTGAtagcagtgcctggagcacagcctccctggagcttgctgcagccaggcacGGGGCAAGGAGACGGGGCTACTTGTGTCCTTACCCAAGTTCTTCAGAGCCCATTGAGAATTCATCATGTTGACATGAAAAGACTTCTCCAGTGCTCCCTTGTCATCTTCCTGGGAAAGCCATGAAGGAACACAGACAAGAACCACATCAGCAGGCTGCTCAGCGTGCCTCCTGGCACCCAGAGATGCAAAAGGTCAGTGTCAGCAAATGCGAGGCAAGCCTTGTCCACGGAGCTGACAGACTCACTGCTGCTGACTGGTGCCACAAAGGCTGAGAAACTCTGTCTGAGGCTGTGAGGTGGGTTGACAAGGGTCCCCACACCCTCGTGGTCACCCTCCACACTCTCCAGGTTAGCTAGGAGACGTGCTCAGGCCCTGCAAGCTATGGCTGGCCCTCTGAGCATGGCTGGCTCTCACCCCTGCCTCAGGGGCACAGCCAGAGCACCAGCACTACAAGGGAAAGGACGTCAGGAGTCCCGCActggcctgcagcagcccattAAACTGGGCCTGCAGAAgggcctgtgcagggcagaaGCTCAGCCAGCAAGGCCCCAGCTGCTCCCTTGCAGGTGTCCATCCCATCAGTGTCACCAACCTCTGTGCCTGCCTTCGCCTGCATCCTCCACGCTGACAGCAGAGTCCCACAGTAAATGCCAACTGCAATTGACATCAGCAAGACATAGTTATTTGCCTGGGGTTGCAAGCAGTCCTGCACTCACCTTATCTCCTCCCTGTTGCTCTGGGCTGGGACAGCAGGttggctggggaggtggggaacgagggctgcagagaggggcCACGTGCCTCTGCCCGGGAGCCATCAGCCCAGGCTTCAGGGGCTGTACAGCTCTGGGCTCCAGGTGTGCTCAGGGCCCCATTTCCCCATCCACTGAGACCAGGCTGCAGGGGCCAGGAGAGGTACCTCTCCATCACTCCCCTGCACGGCCCCTCTGGCAATCTCTAGTTCAGGCTTGGACATACATAGGCCCTTCACTCCCAGACACAGGCTGAGCCCTCTGGCTTGCTGGCCAGAGCAGCGGCATGCCAGGCACATCCTTTCCCTGCCTTAGTGGCAGTCCAAAACCCAGTCCCAGTCAAGGACATGCTCAGAAAGAATTTGGGCCCCAGAATTACCACACATAAACCCAAAAGCTGGCCATCTGAAGGCTGCCGTGCAGCACAGACAAGCGTTTGCTCACGCCAACTCACCCAGAAGCACTACGAGCAGCACCAAGAACCTGTTTTCCAGGGCTGCCTTGAACCTCTGGTTCTCCAGGGATGTCTTCAGCCTGAAACAGAGGGAGTCTTGTGGCCGTCAGTGAGCCAAGGCTGGAGCTAAACTCTTCACAAGCAGGTTTCCCTTTCCAGGCTGAAAAGCCAGTGTTTTGAAAGCCTGCTGCTGACacagagagctggcagagcagcactcCGGAGGAACACATTCTGTCCTCACccttcagcagtgccagcagctcttCCCCAAAGGAAGGGCTCCAGGAGCACCTTCCAAAAGCCATTGGCAATCATGCTGGGAAGCAAAGAAGTCAAGCAAACGTGGAGAGTGCTTTTCAGCAGTCTTTCTGCTGTGGACTTTGCTCTGTCTCTGGCAGGCCCCAGCAGAACCATGTAGCACATACCTAGCaaaggggtgtgtgtgttgcagCCAGTTCCACAGGCAGACTGCCAGTGTGCAGGCGAGGCTGAAGATCATCCCTGGGcaaagaaaccagagaaaagtcAGGCCTGTCTCTTGAGGCCTCTTCTCATGGATAAGACAGTGTTTTGTCTCCCTCTGGGGATATGGGCAGAAGACAAAGGCACAAAGGGCAGGCGAGAGTGCGCTTCTCCTGCCACTGGCACAGTGCAGCTCTCCCACCTCAGCCCAAGGACCCGACagcaagcagcactgctgagcttACCTGCATCTTCTTGGGCTCTGTGGCACTCTGCCGCCGGCTGCTCTGGAGCAGTGTCCGAGCTGGGAGCTAGTGGCAAGCTGACTTGGGTCTCTACACTGACGAACCTACGTGGCAAGATGACTTCTGCCTCTACATTGCTCACCCTAGGTGGCAAGCTGAGTTCTGCCTCTACATTGCTGACCCTGGGTGGCAAGCTGAGTTCTGCCTCTACATTGATGACCCTatggcaggaggaaaaaaacaggttCCAGTTGCCCActgtccccaggctgtgtgagccAAGGCCTTTGCCAGAAGCTGGCCTCTGGAAGCCTCCCAAGAGCACATCCCAGCTGTAGAAGAGAGAgggcagcaaggctgggctgcttccagggctctcccctctcctttccccatccttAGCTTTACGGGtctgcagtgggaggagaggaaccAAAGCgacagcagcccagccccattctcccctcatccctctctgctccccctcGTACCTGCTCTCCTGGCAGGGGGTTGGCTCCACTACTTCCTTCCCTGGCTTCCAGTTGAGACATCGGCATCTTGTCGCACGTACCCTCCTTCCTGGCATCTCTGGGCAGAGGTAGGCTACCTGCTCACACCTCCCTCCTCAGTCCCAGTCCTTGCCTGGTCAGGCGAAAGCAGCTCTCCAGAAGCAACTGCC
Above is a window of Colius striatus isolate bColStr4 chromosome 1, bColStr4.1.hap1, whole genome shotgun sequence DNA encoding:
- the LOC133629616 gene encoding SUN domain-containing protein 3-like, giving the protein MPGRRVRATRCRCLNWKPGKEVVEPTPCQESRFVSVETQVSLPLAPSSDTAPEQPAAECHRAQEDAGMIFSLACTLAVCLWNWLQHTHPFARLKTSLENQRFKAALENRFLVLLVVLLVGIYCGTLLSAWRMQAKAGTEEDDKGALEKSFHVNMMNSQWALKNLGATIDMKRTSPTYRCGWKWGYSLLLNRRCTEDEPDTILQMDVSQGKRWCFPGHSGHVVIRLPARVHLTAIAVQHIVEEDSLSVAASSAPKGLAVYGFEAESEEETWLGSFIYDVAKESIQPFSLKNTQISRAFSSIKLLVMSNWGSPKYTCISRVWVHGRMA